Proteins encoded together in one Flavobacteriales bacterium window:
- the selD gene encoding selenide, water dikinase SelD yields MSAPNSAESPIPLTQFSRGSGCGCKLAPDLLDRILRSDRAHVVDPRLLVGPATKDDAAIYDLDGDQALISTVDFFTPIVDDARLFGRIAAANALSDVYAMGGSPLFAIAVLGWPADKLPPELAAEVVEGGRDACHDAGIALAGGHSIDAPEPFFGLAVTGAVRRAHVKRNDTARAGDVLLLTKPLGTGVLATALKRRQLDPVGLQALTARLTELNRIGSILGTVDSVHAMTDVTGFGLLGHLWEMCAGSGCSAELEWDAIPIIEGASDLLAKGVYADGGMRNWRSVHAHVEGANTMERMILAADPQTNGGLLIAIDPSAVEDVQRMIERTGTMAKRIGMLAQGPPGIRIH; encoded by the coding sequence ATGTCCGCGCCGAACTCCGCTGAATCCCCGATACCGCTCACGCAGTTCAGCCGCGGCTCCGGCTGCGGCTGCAAGCTGGCGCCCGACCTGCTCGACCGCATCCTTCGCAGCGATCGCGCCCATGTCGTCGACCCCCGGTTGCTCGTGGGACCGGCCACCAAGGATGACGCCGCCATCTATGACCTGGACGGCGACCAGGCCCTGATCAGCACCGTGGACTTCTTCACCCCCATCGTCGATGACGCACGTCTCTTCGGCAGGATCGCCGCGGCGAACGCCCTGAGTGACGTCTACGCGATGGGGGGATCACCCCTTTTCGCGATCGCGGTGCTGGGCTGGCCGGCCGACAAGCTGCCGCCCGAATTGGCCGCCGAAGTGGTCGAGGGCGGGCGTGATGCGTGCCACGACGCGGGGATCGCCCTCGCGGGCGGCCATAGCATCGATGCCCCCGAACCGTTCTTCGGCCTGGCCGTCACCGGCGCGGTTCGGCGCGCGCACGTGAAACGCAACGACACCGCCCGGGCCGGAGACGTGCTCCTGCTCACCAAACCGCTCGGTACCGGCGTGCTGGCCACTGCCCTGAAGCGCCGCCAGCTGGACCCCGTGGGCCTCCAAGCGCTCACCGCACGGCTCACCGAATTGAACCGGATCGGCAGCATCCTGGGGACCGTCGACTCCGTGCACGCCATGACGGATGTGACCGGCTTCGGTCTGTTGGGGCACCTCTGGGAAATGTGCGCGGGATCGGGTTGTTCCGCAGAACTTGAATGGGACGCCATCCCCATCATCGAAGGCGCATCGGATCTTCTGGCCAAGGGTGTCTACGCCGACGGAGGAATGCGCAACTGGAGGTCCGTGCATGCCCACGTCGAGGGCGCGAACACCATGGAACGCATGATCCTCGCCGCGGACCCCCAGACGAACGGCGGCCTGCTGATCGCCATCGATCCAAGCGCTGTGGAGGACGTACAACGCATGATCGAGCGCACCGGGACCATGGCCAAGCGGATCGGCATGCTTGCGCAAGGCCCGCCCGGCATTCGGATCCACTGA
- the mnmH gene encoding tRNA 2-selenouridine(34) synthase MnmH, producing MIRPLPPADLLVQEDRVPLIDVRSPAEHARGHIPGSINVPLFSDTERTEVGTCYKQRGRDEAVLLGLRLVGPRLGDLVERTRAIATDGRIAVHCWRGGERSGSVAWLLDKAGFAEVRTLRGGYKAFRGHIQDRFARPWDLRVLGGYTGSGKTELLALLRDLGEQVVDLEGLAQHKGSAFGGLGQGPQPSTEHFENLLWLKLGALDPQRPVWVEDESLMIGRVRIPDVFHARMRSSDLFFVDMPVEDRVERLVMDYGATPVEELREPVRRIEKRLGPQHCKAALEALDRGDLAEVARITLKYYDKAYLHGAGERGPARVRTVPGRGTDLRGLAQQLADHVRAELR from the coding sequence ATGATCCGTCCTCTCCCACCCGCTGACCTGTTGGTGCAGGAGGACCGCGTTCCGTTGATCGATGTGCGCTCCCCTGCAGAACACGCCCGCGGGCACATCCCGGGCAGCATCAACGTTCCGCTGTTCTCGGACACGGAGCGCACTGAGGTCGGCACCTGTTACAAACAACGTGGGCGTGATGAGGCCGTGCTGCTCGGTCTTCGGCTTGTCGGTCCCCGGCTGGGCGATCTGGTGGAACGTACCCGCGCGATCGCGACCGATGGTCGGATCGCCGTGCATTGTTGGCGCGGAGGAGAACGCAGCGGCAGCGTGGCCTGGCTCCTCGACAAGGCCGGATTCGCCGAGGTGCGCACGCTTCGCGGCGGATACAAGGCGTTCCGTGGGCACATCCAGGATCGGTTCGCCCGGCCCTGGGACCTGCGGGTCCTGGGTGGCTACACGGGCAGCGGCAAGACCGAGCTGCTGGCCTTGTTGAGGGATCTGGGTGAGCAGGTCGTGGACCTCGAGGGGCTCGCGCAACACAAGGGTTCGGCCTTCGGTGGGCTCGGGCAGGGCCCGCAGCCCAGCACCGAGCACTTCGAGAATCTTCTTTGGCTGAAGTTGGGGGCCTTGGACCCGCAACGACCTGTCTGGGTCGAGGACGAGAGCCTGATGATCGGGCGGGTGCGCATACCGGACGTGTTCCACGCGCGCATGCGCAGCAGCGACCTGTTCTTCGTGGACATGCCGGTCGAGGACAGGGTGGAACGCTTGGTGATGGACTACGGCGCCACCCCGGTGGAGGAGCTCCGCGAGCCCGTTCGCCGGATCGAGAAGCGATTGGGCCCGCAGCACTGCAAGGCTGCGCTGGAGGCCTTGGACCGCGGAGACCTCGCCGAGGTGGCGCGGATCACCCTGAAGTACTACGACAAGGCCTACCTGCATGGCGCGGGTGAACGCGGCCCCGCGCGGGTCCGCACCGTCCCGGGACGTGGCACCGATCTTCGCGGCCTCGCCCAACAACTCGCCGACCATGTCCGCGCCGAACTCCGCTGA
- a CDS encoding SGNH/GDSL hydrolase family protein, with the protein MRRRGVLLTIVLLTSLAITEIVLRGLGRLDHPLFVADPRYEYLMRPDQDVWCGPIHYVTNALGLRSPPIGPKRGRRVLIIGDSVINGGQQTTQDSLATERAARRTGIDLINLSAGSWGTENAMAWIRANGLLQADAVVIVLSSHDAYDRMTFEPVVGHHPSYPAERPRSALSAELHRRTHCFRDRRPPRSHYGFATGWSDLRDTAVVRDLPLTVVLHPELGELAMGRYDDRGARILDSLSAWNVPVVPLLGRMDSALYTDRIHLNDRGQAVLADVLVEIISPSAPANTFGHDPSSPTR; encoded by the coding sequence ATGCGCCGCAGAGGGGTGCTCCTGACGATCGTCCTCCTGACCAGCCTGGCCATCACAGAGATCGTGCTCAGGGGCCTGGGCCGGCTGGACCATCCCCTGTTCGTGGCCGATCCCCGGTACGAGTACCTGATGCGCCCCGATCAGGATGTGTGGTGCGGGCCCATCCATTACGTGACCAACGCGCTCGGGCTTCGGTCGCCGCCGATCGGTCCCAAGCGCGGCCGCCGCGTGCTCATCATCGGCGATTCGGTGATCAACGGGGGACAGCAGACCACCCAGGACAGCCTGGCCACGGAGCGGGCCGCACGGCGGACAGGGATCGACCTGATCAACCTCAGCGCAGGCAGCTGGGGCACCGAGAACGCGATGGCGTGGATCCGAGCAAATGGCCTGCTGCAGGCGGACGCCGTGGTCATCGTTCTAAGCAGCCACGACGCTTATGACAGGATGACCTTCGAGCCTGTGGTCGGTCATCACCCCTCCTATCCGGCCGAGCGCCCGCGATCCGCTCTCTCGGCCGAACTGCACAGGAGGACGCATTGCTTCAGGGACCGGAGACCACCACGAAGCCACTATGGATTCGCCACAGGCTGGAGCGACCTTCGGGACACTGCCGTCGTCCGAGATCTGCCACTCACCGTGGTCCTTCATCCCGAGCTGGGCGAACTGGCCATGGGCCGGTACGACGACCGTGGCGCACGCATCCTGGACTCCCTCTCGGCGTGGAACGTTCCCGTCGTGCCGTTGCTCGGACGCATGGACAGCGCGTTGTACACCGACCGGATCCACCTCAACGACCGCGGCCAGGCCGTACTGGCCGATGTCCTGGTGGAGATCATCAGCCCGTCGGCGCCCGCGAATACCTTCGGCCATGATCCGTCCTCTCCCACCCGCTGA
- a CDS encoding type 1 periplasmic binding fold superfamily protein — protein MTTTFDAARRGLAFLLPLTFILPGCKKDEPGTSGPPANEEELITTVRLHFHSAGGTEHKHWTYRDIDGPGGNDPVLEVDTLSADSVYHVEIDVLDESASPADTITHEIEDEGAEHQFFFQPTGVNITVAYDDADVNGRPIGLRSIWTVGASSAGSMLLTLRHEPDKAAPGVSNGDISNAGGETDIAPDFTPVVVD, from the coding sequence ATGACAACGACGTTCGACGCCGCCCGGCGCGGCCTGGCCTTCCTCCTTCCCCTCACCTTCATCTTGCCCGGGTGCAAAAAGGACGAACCCGGGACCAGTGGCCCTCCGGCCAACGAAGAAGAGCTCATCACCACCGTTCGCCTTCACTTCCACTCGGCGGGCGGCACCGAGCATAAACACTGGACCTACCGGGACATCGACGGCCCCGGTGGCAACGACCCCGTTCTGGAGGTGGACACCCTTTCGGCCGATTCCGTGTACCATGTGGAGATCGACGTGCTCGATGAGAGCGCCAGCCCGGCGGACACCATCACCCACGAGATCGAAGATGAAGGCGCCGAGCACCAGTTCTTCTTCCAACCCACCGGGGTGAACATCACCGTCGCCTACGACGATGCGGACGTGAACGGCCGCCCCATCGGTCTTCGCTCGATCTGGACGGTCGGCGCCTCCAGCGCCGGTTCCATGCTGCTCACCCTTCGCCACGAACCGGACAAGGCGGCACCCGGCGTATCCAACGGCGACATCAGCAACGCCGGCGGAGAAACGGACATCGCACCGGACTTCACACCTGTGGTGGTGGACTGA
- a CDS encoding response regulator, translating into MNHPRILVVEDEALIRKDIERSLTLLGYDVAGSTGDAAEAVDLAMEQRPDMVLMDIRLRSAMTGIEAAKVIRTNMGIPVVFLTAFSEDSTLHEAKLAEPLGYIVKPFTEAALRSNIEIALFKGGEESKLRMERDRLKRSVGKGQDDEHVFIKHRGRAMRVAFREIEHVEALKDYASFHLKDRRYVVHGTMQEFETMLPTRDFMRIHRSHIVRLDRIESIDDGDVVLEGGAKRIPIGRTYMSRLLALIPQV; encoded by the coding sequence ATGAACCATCCCCGCATCCTGGTCGTCGAGGACGAAGCCCTCATCCGCAAGGACATCGAACGCAGCCTCACCCTGCTGGGCTATGATGTGGCAGGCAGCACCGGCGATGCTGCGGAAGCGGTGGATCTGGCCATGGAGCAACGACCCGACATGGTACTGATGGACATCCGGCTGCGGAGCGCCATGACCGGCATCGAGGCCGCCAAGGTCATCCGCACCAACATGGGCATCCCCGTGGTCTTCCTGACCGCGTTCTCGGAGGACAGCACCCTCCATGAGGCCAAGCTGGCCGAACCTTTGGGCTACATCGTGAAGCCGTTCACCGAGGCGGCCCTGCGCTCCAACATCGAGATCGCGCTCTTCAAGGGGGGCGAGGAGAGCAAGCTCCGCATGGAACGCGACCGGCTGAAGCGCTCGGTGGGCAAAGGCCAGGATGATGAGCATGTGTTCATCAAGCACAGGGGGCGCGCGATGCGTGTCGCCTTCCGCGAGATCGAGCACGTCGAGGCCCTGAAGGACTATGCCTCCTTCCACCTGAAGGACCGCCGCTATGTGGTGCACGGCACCATGCAGGAGTTCGAGACCATGCTTCCCACGCGCGACTTCATGCGGATCCACCGCTCCCACATCGTGCGGCTGGACCGGATCGAGAGCATTGACGACGGCGATGTGGTCCTGGAGGGGGGCGCCAAGCGCATCCCCATCGGCCGCACTTACATGAGCCGCCTGCTGGCGCTCATCCCCCAGGTCTGA
- a CDS encoding carboxypeptidase regulatory-like domain-containing protein: protein MRQFSTFLLLLMLGLGPEVRASHIMGGELTYRCLGGSDYLISLVLYRDCSGIPVSAQETVNINSSACGYSQSLTVYLVDTATIASPCSGLLSTCDGGQAPGMEVYVYRDTISLPMACPDYEFTWTTCCRNAAISNLVTPDQLNSYLHAGLNTVDAPCNSAPVYQELQMPFICSNVMFCQDNSTFDVDGDSLLFSMVPVQNGTLGPASYNPPFSPTDPFPTVNGHAFDVAGGNHCAIPTTAGAWVVGYRIDEYRNGVWIGSTTREVQLWVVSCPSAVLGFTGTVMDSTGAAVSSGSVELWEYGLNSLSSTLIGTTPVNAQGEYSFSGQPNGQYILRAIPDSTNTPGHATSYHLNTHYWDFAEVLSAVCDSTIDADITLVGVGNLAGTGYVSGYLGDLGIVRSQQGTPWEGVSVFLEAWPSHEPVAFDRTDANGLFAFVNVPFGEYRVVFDHPGLPMLGYYRFTLSAQNPSFTGLDHGADPNGFFPTGISTGVPEGSQLSLVVAPNPVSQGRVTIGGLPDGPTTLLVEDATGRTVDVQRATVSNGRTSMATDALPAGTFLIRIAGAGTIRLVKH from the coding sequence ATGCGCCAATTCTCCACCTTCCTTCTATTGCTCATGCTCGGCCTCGGTCCCGAGGTCCGCGCTTCGCACATCATGGGCGGCGAGCTCACCTACCGCTGCCTCGGCGGCTCGGACTACCTCATCAGCCTCGTGCTGTACAGGGATTGTTCCGGCATTCCCGTCTCGGCCCAGGAGACCGTGAACATCAATTCCAGCGCATGCGGCTACAGCCAATCGTTGACGGTGTACTTGGTCGACACGGCCACCATCGCGTCACCCTGTTCGGGCCTTCTGTCGACCTGTGATGGTGGACAGGCCCCAGGGATGGAGGTTTATGTCTACCGCGACACGATCTCGCTGCCCATGGCGTGCCCGGACTACGAGTTCACGTGGACCACGTGCTGCAGGAACGCGGCGATCTCCAACCTCGTGACGCCGGACCAACTGAACAGTTACCTCCATGCCGGGCTCAACACCGTGGACGCACCCTGCAACTCCGCGCCGGTGTACCAGGAGCTCCAGATGCCGTTCATCTGCTCCAATGTGATGTTCTGCCAGGACAACAGCACCTTCGATGTGGACGGGGATTCGCTCCTCTTCAGCATGGTGCCGGTGCAGAACGGAACGCTCGGACCGGCCTCGTACAACCCGCCGTTCAGCCCCACGGACCCCTTCCCGACCGTGAACGGCCATGCCTTCGACGTGGCGGGCGGCAACCATTGCGCGATCCCCACGACTGCCGGAGCCTGGGTCGTAGGCTATCGCATCGATGAGTACCGGAACGGAGTGTGGATCGGCAGCACGACGCGCGAGGTGCAGCTCTGGGTGGTGAGCTGCCCCTCGGCCGTGCTCGGCTTCACGGGCACCGTGATGGACTCCACAGGCGCCGCGGTCAGCAGCGGCTCCGTGGAGCTCTGGGAATACGGCCTCAACAGCCTCAGTTCCACGCTGATCGGCACCACCCCGGTGAACGCCCAGGGCGAGTACAGCTTTTCCGGCCAGCCGAACGGCCAGTACATCCTGCGCGCCATTCCCGACTCCACCAACACACCGGGGCACGCCACCTCCTATCACCTGAACACCCACTACTGGGACTTCGCCGAGGTGCTGAGCGCCGTATGCGATTCCACCATCGATGCCGACATCACGCTGGTGGGCGTGGGCAACCTGGCCGGTACGGGCTATGTGAGCGGCTATCTGGGCGACCTCGGCATCGTACGCAGCCAGCAGGGCACCCCTTGGGAAGGGGTCAGCGTCTTCCTCGAAGCGTGGCCTTCCCACGAACCGGTCGCTTTCGATCGCACGGATGCCAATGGGCTCTTCGCTTTCGTCAACGTACCCTTCGGGGAATACCGCGTGGTGTTCGACCACCCTGGACTGCCCATGCTCGGGTACTATCGCTTCACGTTAAGCGCCCAGAACCCGAGCTTCACCGGTCTTGACCATGGTGCCGACCCGAACGGTTTCTTCCCCACGGGCATCTCCACAGGTGTGCCCGAAGGCTCGCAGCTCAGCCTGGTGGTGGCTCCCAACCCGGTGAGCCAGGGCCGGGTGACGATCGGGGGCCTGCCCGATGGACCGACGACGCTGCTGGTGGAGGATGCCACCGGCAGGACCGTGGACGTGCAGCGTGCGACGGTGAGCAACGGCCGCACATCGATGGCCACCGACGCCCTCCCCGCCGGCACCTTCCTCATCCGGATCGCAGGGGCCGGCACCATCCGTCTGGTGAAGCATTGA
- a CDS encoding T9SS type A sorting domain-containing protein produces the protein MIRPYAMSVALVILALPALDASAQRTKQDIERNPVARKASTDRAAAPGEKQLHVHSGAAPKSLRPANTGMFRGGAPVNDNCAGAINLTVGATCNPVTGNTAGATNSLAAISCNTFTGDADDDVWYKFTATATALTVRVDGSLDFDAVVDVRSGACNGTNIGCADATVEDGIEQVSLAGLTVGATYYVRVYDYYTGAAPTTDLTICVFGTPPPPSNDQCANVVAQNLTIGGTLTFTGSTAGATVTNDAVVGGDYDDATPKVWHRFTTSTCANVTLDYCGTTPLFDQIYIALATSCPADAGILGTFDFTTCVDGNGTVVFAQLPAGSYYVPVGQFGAGSTGPYTIELNATACAAPPANNECSGAQQLAVNTTCTPVTGDVAGATQSIAAITCATFTGDANDDVWYSFVATAASLTIEVDGSTGFDAVVDLRSGACTGTNLACADATVADGVETIQATGLSVGQTYYVRVYDYAAGFPATTTFTICVYGGGTAPANDQCQNIVPQALNVGGSLNFTGTTVGATTTNDAVPLSDMDDGIPKVWHAFTLSSCANVVVSYCNTTPAFDEIYIVWTDCPASTFNLGTFDFTTCVDGNGTVFFNALPAGTYYLPIGQFGAGTTGAYTVQVAATACAGVPANDDCGGATALTAGTTCQYVTGDVANATESLPALTCNGFTGDANDDVWFSFVATAAQLTVEVAGSDSLDAVMELFSGGCANPTSLGCADATLEGGVEVIQASGLTVGQTYHVRVYHYFTDIPATTTFDICVFGGGAAPANDNCSNVTPQALAVGGTVNFTGTTVGATTTGDAVPGSPMDDNVPKVWHAFTLAACADVTVSYCGTTPVFDQAYIVWTACPADTFYAGTFEFTTCADGNITIEFVNLQAGTYWLPVGQFGSGTTGPYTIAVSAVACVGPPSNNDCANAIGLPVWATTDCPQNSAQGNNVQATQDAGDPTCDTTTGSYLDMWYEFNSGPNNAVTITFNNVSMGDAVVVVYDGCNGAELSCDINPTAPYDVTVAPNTDHVVRVYSNTQFGGGGDFEICLSAAISTAVAESVVNGWTVFPNPTAGSVSVVWPTAASDARLELFDATGRVVWSDRRTLNTGMNLVRDGAEALMAGTYILRVSTDDAISEQRLVVQ, from the coding sequence ATGATCAGACCTTACGCGATGAGCGTGGCCTTGGTGATCCTGGCCCTACCGGCCCTGGACGCTTCCGCGCAACGGACGAAACAGGACATTGAACGGAACCCGGTCGCGCGCAAGGCGAGCACCGACCGTGCGGCAGCCCCCGGGGAGAAACAACTGCATGTGCATTCCGGAGCGGCCCCCAAGTCACTTCGCCCGGCGAACACCGGGATGTTCCGGGGTGGTGCACCGGTGAACGACAACTGCGCCGGAGCCATCAACCTCACGGTGGGCGCCACCTGCAACCCGGTGACGGGGAATACGGCCGGAGCGACCAACAGCCTGGCCGCCATCTCGTGCAACACGTTCACTGGCGATGCCGATGATGATGTGTGGTACAAGTTCACCGCCACGGCCACCGCACTCACCGTTCGTGTGGATGGTTCGCTGGACTTCGATGCCGTGGTGGATGTGCGCAGCGGGGCCTGCAACGGCACCAACATCGGTTGTGCCGACGCCACCGTGGAGGATGGCATCGAACAGGTCTCCCTGGCCGGCCTCACAGTGGGCGCGACCTACTACGTGCGGGTGTACGACTACTACACGGGTGCCGCACCCACGACGGATCTCACCATCTGCGTGTTCGGCACACCGCCACCGCCCTCCAACGACCAGTGCGCCAACGTGGTGGCCCAGAACCTGACCATCGGCGGAACGCTGACGTTCACGGGCAGCACGGCCGGAGCCACGGTCACGAATGACGCCGTGGTCGGCGGCGACTACGACGATGCGACGCCCAAGGTCTGGCATCGGTTCACTACAAGCACCTGCGCGAACGTGACGTTGGACTACTGCGGCACTACCCCGTTGTTCGATCAGATCTACATCGCGCTGGCGACCAGCTGCCCGGCGGATGCGGGCATCCTCGGCACGTTCGACTTCACCACGTGCGTGGACGGCAACGGTACGGTGGTCTTCGCGCAACTGCCGGCCGGCAGCTATTACGTCCCGGTCGGCCAGTTCGGCGCAGGGAGCACGGGCCCGTATACCATCGAGTTGAACGCCACCGCCTGCGCCGCTCCCCCCGCGAACAACGAGTGCTCCGGCGCCCAGCAGCTCGCGGTGAACACGACCTGCACGCCAGTGACGGGCGACGTGGCCGGTGCCACCCAGTCCATCGCCGCGATCACCTGTGCCACCTTCACGGGGGATGCCAACGATGATGTATGGTACAGTTTCGTGGCCACCGCCGCGTCGCTCACCATCGAAGTGGATGGCTCGACCGGCTTCGATGCGGTGGTGGACCTGCGCAGCGGAGCCTGCACGGGAACCAACCTCGCCTGCGCTGACGCCACCGTGGCCGACGGTGTGGAGACCATCCAGGCCACTGGGCTTTCCGTGGGTCAGACCTACTACGTGCGTGTGTACGACTACGCAGCAGGCTTCCCGGCCACCACCACCTTCACCATCTGCGTGTACGGTGGCGGGACCGCTCCCGCGAACGACCAGTGTCAGAACATCGTGCCTCAGGCGTTGAACGTGGGCGGCTCGCTCAACTTCACAGGGACCACCGTGGGCGCCACGACCACGAACGATGCGGTACCCTTGTCCGACATGGACGACGGGATCCCCAAGGTGTGGCATGCCTTCACGCTCAGTAGCTGTGCGAACGTCGTGGTCTCCTACTGCAACACGACCCCGGCGTTCGACGAGATCTACATCGTGTGGACGGACTGTCCGGCGAGCACGTTCAACCTGGGCACCTTTGACTTCACCACTTGTGTGGACGGCAATGGCACGGTGTTCTTCAACGCGCTGCCGGCAGGCACCTACTACCTGCCCATCGGCCAGTTCGGTGCCGGAACCACTGGCGCGTACACGGTGCAAGTGGCCGCTACGGCCTGCGCCGGTGTTCCCGCGAATGACGACTGCGGCGGGGCTACGGCGCTCACGGCGGGCACCACCTGCCAGTACGTGACCGGTGATGTGGCCAACGCCACGGAGTCGCTGCCTGCTCTGACCTGCAACGGCTTCACGGGCGACGCGAACGACGATGTCTGGTTCAGCTTCGTGGCCACGGCGGCACAGCTCACAGTGGAAGTCGCGGGGTCCGATTCGCTGGACGCCGTGATGGAGCTGTTCTCGGGCGGCTGCGCGAACCCAACGAGCCTTGGCTGCGCGGATGCCACCCTGGAAGGCGGTGTGGAGGTGATCCAGGCCAGCGGGCTCACGGTCGGCCAGACCTATCACGTGCGGGTGTATCACTACTTCACGGACATCCCGGCCACGACCACCTTCGACATCTGTGTGTTCGGCGGCGGTGCGGCCCCGGCGAACGACAATTGTTCCAACGTGACGCCGCAGGCCTTGGCTGTCGGTGGGACGGTGAACTTCACCGGCACCACCGTGGGCGCCACCACCACCGGCGACGCTGTCCCAGGCTCCCCGATGGACGACAACGTGCCCAAGGTGTGGCATGCGTTCACGCTCGCTGCCTGTGCGGATGTGACCGTTTCTTACTGTGGGACGACCCCCGTGTTCGATCAGGCCTACATTGTGTGGACGGCTTGTCCGGCGGACACGTTCTATGCGGGAACGTTTGAGTTCACCACGTGCGCGGACGGCAACATCACCATCGAGTTCGTGAACCTGCAAGCCGGCACCTACTGGCTGCCGGTGGGGCAGTTCGGCTCAGGGACCACGGGTCCGTACACCATCGCGGTGAGCGCCGTGGCGTGCGTCGGCCCACCCTCGAACAACGACTGCGCCAACGCCATCGGGCTCCCGGTGTGGGCGACGACGGACTGCCCGCAGAACAGCGCGCAGGGGAACAACGTGCAGGCCACACAGGATGCCGGCGATCCGACCTGCGACACCACCACCGGTTCCTACCTCGACATGTGGTATGAGTTCAACTCCGGACCCAACAATGCCGTGACCATCACATTCAACAATGTGAGCATGGGCGATGCCGTGGTCGTGGTGTACGATGGGTGCAACGGGGCGGAGCTCAGCTGCGACATCAATCCTACCGCACCTTACGACGTCACCGTGGCCCCGAACACCGACCATGTGGTGCGCGTGTACTCCAACACGCAGTTCGGCGGCGGGGGCGATTTCGAGATCTGCCTGTCCGCGGCCATCAGCACCGCGGTGGCCGAGTCCGTGGTGAACGGCTGGACGGTGTTCCCGAACCCGACCGCGGGCAGCGTGTCCGTGGTCTGGCCCACGGCGGCGAGCGATGCCCGACTGGAGCTATTCGATGCCACCGGCCGGGTGGTGTGGAGCGACCGGCGCACGCTGAACACCGGGATGAACCTGGTGCGTGATGGCGCCGAAGCGCTCATGGCAGGCACGTACATCCTGCGCGTCAGCACCGACGACGCGATCAGCGAACAGCGCCTCGTGGTGCAGTAA
- a CDS encoding carboxypeptidase regulatory-like domain-containing protein produces the protein MGRLRDLMLLATVLLTWTAEAAQLRIVGTVTDKFTAAPLADAQVRVYRNGERVRTLTTGHTGRYELLLDNNADYVIRFVLPGHVTKCFTVTTHGPIWEGDHSIKEVFIEMTLFDRVPELDLTFFDLPMGIARFDPLDGRMDWDEKYDGRIRGEVAALMEEVTRALAARGALAKLN, from the coding sequence ATGGGACGTCTGCGTGACCTGATGCTGCTGGCCACCGTTCTGCTGACCTGGACCGCGGAGGCGGCCCAGCTCAGGATCGTCGGCACGGTGACGGACAAGTTCACGGCGGCTCCGCTGGCGGACGCCCAGGTGCGTGTGTACCGCAATGGCGAGCGCGTGCGGACCCTGACCACCGGGCACACCGGGCGGTACGAACTGCTGCTGGACAACAACGCGGACTATGTGATCCGCTTCGTCCTGCCCGGTCATGTCACGAAGTGCTTCACGGTCACCACCCACGGGCCGATCTGGGAGGGGGATCACAGCATCAAGGAGGTCTTCATCGAAATGACGCTGTTCGACCGGGTGCCGGAGTTGGACCTGACCTTTTTCGACCTGCCCATGGGCATCGCCCGGTTCGACCCATTGGACGGGCGGATGGACTGGGACGAGAAGTACGACGGCCGTATCCGAGGAGAGGTGGCCGCGCTGATGGAGGAGGTGACGCGGGCCCTGGCCGCCCGAGGAGCCCTGGCGAAGCTGAACTGA